One window of Sebaldella sp. S0638 genomic DNA carries:
- a CDS encoding DUF975 family protein, with product MTKLKKIFLKSAGDYRRNWKGLLIITLYTVFWLYIYLCTAQYIGNGLINLLFLTPLYVFLTIGGNYYCLKIARGEKAGIIEAVLKGITEDTGKLLVMNFLIELFKILWSLLLIIPGIVKGIAYSQANYVFLENPGLSGKECIGKSEYLMEGEKEMYFFMYGWVFVLPVLIMVFLSIITAVFINSDQALNYLSKTSYAGMGIMFFYPFYTLLSANFYVSLTDGDVKLNDEENGKDKWFIFGVLIISLLMCIIVNIIPVAELFYQY from the coding sequence ATGACGAAATTAAAGAAAATATTTTTGAAGTCGGCAGGCGATTACAGGAGAAATTGGAAAGGGCTGTTGATTATTACTTTGTATACAGTATTCTGGTTATATATATATTTATGTACAGCACAGTATATAGGCAATGGGCTGATTAATTTATTGTTTCTTACACCTTTATATGTATTTCTTACAATAGGCGGGAATTACTATTGCCTGAAAATAGCAAGAGGTGAGAAGGCTGGGATAATAGAAGCAGTATTAAAAGGAATAACTGAAGATACCGGGAAACTACTGGTTATGAATTTTTTGATAGAGCTTTTTAAGATACTATGGAGTTTATTACTGATAATACCCGGGATAGTAAAAGGAATTGCTTATTCACAGGCTAATTATGTCTTTCTTGAAAATCCCGGTTTATCCGGAAAAGAATGTATAGGGAAAAGTGAGTATCTCATGGAGGGGGAAAAGGAGATGTATTTTTTCATGTATGGCTGGGTTTTTGTGTTACCTGTTTTGATAATGGTATTCTTATCTATAATTACGGCAGTGTTTATAAATTCAGATCAGGCTCTTAATTACTTGAGTAAAACAAGTTATGCGGGAATGGGGATTATGTTTTTTTATCCTTTCTATACACTGCTTTCTGCTAATTTTTATGTTAGCCTTACAGACGGGGATGTAAAATTAAATGATGAAGAAAATGGGAAAGATAAATGGTTTATATTTGGAGTATTAATAATCAGTTTGTTGATGTGTATTATAGTAAATATCATTCCAGTTGCGGAATTATTTTATCAATATTGA
- the ppdK gene encoding pyruvate, phosphate dikinase, with protein MKLIYQFNEGNKDMKDILGGKGANLAEMTSLGLNVPPGFTISTTACKKYLEDNTLWIELKETILSNLRLLELKTEKSFLGNRNLQPLLLSVRSGAPNSMPGMMDTILNLGLNDSSVKLLAEFTNNERFAYDSYRRFIEMFSNVVSEIPRIEFEKQLENVKTEKKYTSDSDLTISDLKLLIEKYKKIYYDFEKTEFPEDPTRQLFLAVEAVFRSWNNPRAITYRNLHKISHDIGTAVNIQSMVFGNMGKTSGTGVLFSRNPINGDDMLFGEYLMNAQGEDVVAGIRTPLEISELNKEFPKIYKELFDTSKKLELYFRDIQDIEFTIENGKLFFLQVRNAKRTPLAAVNSACDFVKEELIDKKEAVKRISSKDIENLLHPVFDDTYLKKSKVVGKGLAASPGAASGKVYFNPADVTIAKNKGEKVVLVREETSPEDIEGMLYSEGILTSKGGMTSHAAVVARGIGKCCVTGCEDIIFNKEEKYIVINDVMIKEGDCISIDGSTGNIYLGEIPKVKLDTNENFKILLKWLDEFRKIGVRANADTPNDAMHANQFNTDGIGLCRTEHMFFNKIRIPIVRSMILANYEDERKEYLDELLKFQREDFVEIFKLMDNKPVNVRLLDPPLHEFLPKTDVEIENLAASMGLTMNDMHYRIENLKESNPMLGHRGCRLAITFPEIYKMQVRAIIEAAVISKENGINISPEIMIPLVCDKKELKFIKNHLVDEIEQVFKEKNNSVEYHIGTMIEIPRAALLADEIAEEADFFSYGTNDLTQMTFGFSRDDSNKFLFDYMNHDVFTANPFSTLDKKGVGKLIEMSAQLGRTTNKNIKLGICGEQAGDPEALELYSKLGITYLSCSPFRIPLVKLALAKLAINQDSAGQSNTI; from the coding sequence ATGAAACTTATTTATCAGTTTAACGAAGGTAATAAGGATATGAAAGATATCCTTGGCGGCAAAGGTGCCAATCTCGCAGAAATGACTTCATTAGGACTAAATGTACCTCCGGGTTTTACTATCAGCACAACGGCGTGCAAGAAATATCTTGAAGATAACACACTTTGGATAGAATTAAAAGAGACTATTCTATCTAACCTCAGACTTTTGGAATTAAAAACAGAGAAATCATTTTTAGGAAACAGGAATTTACAGCCCCTCTTGCTTTCAGTAAGATCAGGAGCACCGAATTCAATGCCCGGAATGATGGATACAATACTAAATCTGGGACTGAATGATTCTTCGGTAAAGCTTTTGGCAGAATTTACCAATAATGAAAGATTCGCCTATGACAGCTACCGTAGATTTATCGAAATGTTTTCAAATGTTGTATCTGAAATTCCGAGAATTGAATTTGAAAAACAATTGGAAAATGTAAAAACCGAAAAAAAATACACTTCTGACTCTGATTTGACAATTTCAGACCTGAAGTTACTTATTGAAAAGTATAAAAAAATATATTACGATTTTGAAAAAACTGAATTTCCGGAAGACCCTACAAGACAGCTTTTCCTTGCTGTTGAAGCAGTGTTTCGTTCATGGAATAACCCAAGAGCAATAACATACAGAAATCTTCATAAAATATCACATGATATTGGTACAGCTGTAAATATACAGTCTATGGTTTTTGGAAATATGGGAAAAACTTCAGGAACAGGTGTTCTTTTCTCAAGAAATCCAATAAACGGAGATGATATGCTTTTCGGTGAATACCTTATGAATGCACAGGGTGAAGATGTAGTCGCAGGGATCAGAACTCCGCTTGAAATAAGCGAACTTAACAAGGAATTTCCAAAAATATATAAAGAACTTTTTGATACTTCAAAAAAACTGGAATTATATTTCAGAGATATTCAGGATATTGAATTTACCATAGAAAACGGAAAACTCTTTTTTCTTCAGGTAAGAAATGCCAAGAGAACTCCTCTTGCAGCAGTTAACTCCGCATGTGACTTTGTAAAAGAAGAACTAATTGATAAAAAGGAAGCTGTAAAAAGAATAAGCTCAAAAGATATTGAAAATCTGCTGCATCCTGTTTTTGACGACACATATCTGAAAAAATCAAAAGTAGTTGGAAAAGGACTTGCTGCTTCTCCGGGAGCTGCATCGGGAAAAGTATACTTTAATCCTGCTGATGTTACTATTGCTAAGAATAAAGGTGAAAAAGTAGTTCTCGTAAGAGAAGAGACTTCGCCGGAAGATATTGAAGGAATGCTTTATTCCGAAGGAATACTTACTTCAAAAGGCGGAATGACATCACACGCTGCTGTGGTAGCAAGAGGAATAGGTAAATGCTGTGTCACAGGATGCGAAGATATAATATTTAATAAAGAAGAAAAATATATTGTTATAAATGATGTAATGATCAAAGAAGGAGATTGTATTTCAATTGACGGAAGTACAGGAAATATATATCTGGGAGAAATTCCAAAGGTAAAACTTGATACTAATGAAAACTTCAAGATTCTCCTGAAATGGCTGGATGAATTCAGAAAAATAGGCGTAAGAGCGAATGCCGATACCCCTAATGATGCAATGCACGCTAACCAGTTTAATACTGACGGAATAGGGCTTTGCAGAACGGAACATATGTTCTTTAATAAAATAAGAATCCCTATTGTAAGAAGTATGATACTGGCTAATTATGAAGATGAAAGAAAAGAATATCTTGATGAGCTTCTAAAGTTCCAGAGAGAAGACTTTGTAGAGATTTTCAAACTTATGGATAATAAACCGGTAAATGTGAGACTTTTAGATCCTCCTTTACATGAGTTTCTTCCTAAGACTGACGTAGAGATAGAAAACCTTGCTGCTTCAATGGGTCTCACTATGAACGATATGCATTACAGAATAGAGAACCTGAAAGAAAGCAATCCTATGCTCGGACACCGTGGATGCCGTCTGGCTATCACTTTTCCGGAAATATATAAAATGCAGGTAAGAGCAATTATAGAAGCTGCTGTTATTTCCAAGGAAAACGGAATAAACATAAGCCCGGAAATAATGATACCTCTGGTGTGTGACAAAAAGGAACTAAAATTTATTAAAAACCATTTGGTTGATGAAATAGAACAAGTATTTAAAGAAAAGAATAACAGCGTGGAATATCACATTGGTACTATGATAGAAATACCAAGAGCGGCACTTCTTGCCGATGAAATAGCAGAGGAAGCGGACTTCTTCAGTTATGGTACTAATGATCTTACACAGATGACTTTCGGATTTTCACGTGATGATTCTAATAAATTTTTATTTGATTATATGAATCATGATGTATTTACTGCTAATCCTTTCTCTACTCTTGATAAAAAAGGAGTGGGGAAATTAATAGAGATGTCAGCACAGCTTGGCAGAACAACAAATAAAAATATAAAACTGGGTATATGCGGAGAACAGGCGGGAGATCCCGAAGCCTTGGAATTATATTCCAAATTAGGCATTACTTACCTCTCATGTTCACCATTCAGAATACCTCTGGTTAAACTAGCTCTTGCTAAACTAGCTATAAACCAGGACTCTGCAGGACAGAGCAACACAATTTAG
- a CDS encoding NAD-dependent epimerase/dehydratase family protein → MKKVLVTGGAGFIGSHVVDRFLESNYEVAAADNLVTGNIENISGKNIKFFNIDIRDSVKLEELFSAEKPDYVIHLAAQVSVSSSVEDTVYDAEENIMSLINILELCKKYNTEKIVFSSTAAVYGIPEEVPSKESNKTAPLSPYGLSKLTGEEYIKMYSGLFGVNYVILRYANVYGPRQSAHGEAGVVSIFNDKIKADGDIFIEGDGLQTRDFVFVKDVSKANFICATENIKNETFNVSTNTDISILELFNTMKKYSEYTKDAVHKEARKGDIRNSRLDNTKLLDSTSWKPEYTLDQGLKEYLAK, encoded by the coding sequence ATGAAAAAGGTACTGGTAACAGGCGGGGCAGGATTTATAGGTTCACATGTCGTGGACAGATTTTTAGAGAGTAACTATGAAGTAGCGGCAGCTGATAATCTGGTAACCGGAAACATAGAGAATATTAGCGGGAAAAATATAAAATTTTTTAATATAGATATAAGGGACAGTGTGAAACTAGAGGAGCTTTTCAGTGCTGAAAAACCTGACTATGTAATTCATCTTGCAGCACAGGTAAGCGTTTCTTCGTCGGTAGAAGATACAGTATATGATGCTGAGGAAAATATAATGTCTCTGATAAACATTTTGGAATTATGTAAAAAATATAACACTGAAAAAATAGTATTTTCAAGTACGGCAGCAGTATATGGAATACCGGAGGAAGTACCGTCAAAAGAGAGCAATAAAACGGCTCCTTTGTCACCTTACGGGTTATCCAAGCTTACTGGGGAAGAATATATAAAAATGTATTCAGGACTTTTTGGTGTAAATTATGTAATATTGAGATATGCCAATGTATACGGGCCGAGACAAAGTGCACATGGAGAAGCAGGTGTAGTTTCGATTTTTAATGATAAAATAAAAGCAGATGGGGATATTTTTATAGAAGGTGACGGGCTTCAGACAAGAGATTTTGTTTTTGTAAAAGATGTTTCTAAAGCAAACTTTATATGTGCCACAGAAAATATAAAAAATGAAACTTTTAATGTATCGACTAATACTGATATTTCTATTTTGGAACTTTTTAATACTATGAAAAAATATTCAGAGTACACCAAAGATGCAGTACATAAGGAAGCCAGAAAAGGTGATATCAGAAATTCAAGGCTGGATAATACTAAATTATTAGACTCTACGAGCTGGAAGCCTGAATATACTCTTGATCAGGGACTAAAAGAGTATCTTGCTAAATAA
- a CDS encoding CBS domain-containing protein, whose amino-acid sequence MSSIKFTSRQKEIIKIVEKHQPVTGEEIAQILKMNKSTLRLDFSVLTKFNILIAKPKIGYSLAGSHFHYFSKEEIKEQDISEVMEVPTLINHDMNIKDAIINLFMYNTDILYTVENNSLVGVVTKKDLLKISINGKDLEKIPVSLVMTRMPNVIYLYSKSSIYDGIQKLNYHQIDNIPIVQSMEENGRNILKVIGQFSKTTACNLFFELLDK is encoded by the coding sequence GTGAGTTCTATAAAATTTACATCTCGACAAAAGGAAATAATTAAAATTGTAGAGAAACATCAGCCTGTTACCGGCGAAGAGATAGCACAGATCCTTAAAATGAATAAATCTACATTACGACTGGATTTTTCCGTATTAACTAAGTTTAATATCCTTATAGCAAAACCTAAAATCGGTTATTCTCTGGCAGGCAGCCACTTTCACTATTTTTCAAAAGAAGAGATAAAAGAGCAGGATATCTCCGAAGTCATGGAAGTCCCTACACTTATAAACCACGATATGAACATTAAAGATGCAATAATTAATTTATTTATGTACAATACAGATATTTTGTACACAGTGGAAAATAATTCACTTGTGGGTGTAGTTACTAAAAAAGACCTTTTAAAAATAAGTATAAACGGAAAAGATCTGGAAAAAATTCCGGTTAGTCTGGTTATGACCAGAATGCCCAATGTTATTTATCTGTATTCTAAGTCATCTATCTATGACGGCATCCAAAAACTGAATTATCACCAGATTGATAATATACCTATCGTACAGAGCATGGAAGAAAACGGCAGAAATATTCTGAAAGTCATAGGACAGTTTTCTAAAACCACAGCCTGCAATTTATTTTTTGAATTACTCGACAAATAG
- a CDS encoding trans-aconitate 2-methyltransferase: MKDLWNPDLYKNSHSFVYNYGLDLLHLLNPEEGEAILDLGCGTGELTFEISKKTPLVTGIDASEKMLSEARKNYPDIEFSNVNALEMDFHNKFDKVFSNAVFHWIFEQEQFLKNIYNSLKPGGKLIFEMGGKDNTAAILSNVQKSLIKRGFHENAEKKIMFFPSLAEYSTLLEKSGFTIRYALYFDRDTVLSGEDGLRNFINMFHNPYFEGIDDELRSEIIQEVENNAKPVLYKDGIWYADYKRLRMVAEKIV, from the coding sequence ATGAAAGACTTATGGAACCCTGATTTATATAAAAACAGCCACTCTTTTGTCTATAACTACGGACTTGATCTTCTGCATCTTCTAAATCCTGAAGAAGGAGAAGCAATACTGGACTTAGGGTGCGGTACCGGTGAACTTACTTTTGAAATATCAAAAAAGACTCCTTTAGTAACAGGAATTGATGCTTCTGAAAAAATGCTCTCAGAAGCAAGAAAAAACTATCCTGACATTGAATTTTCAAATGTAAATGCTCTGGAAATGGACTTTCATAATAAATTTGACAAAGTTTTTTCCAATGCTGTATTTCACTGGATATTTGAACAGGAACAATTTCTGAAAAATATCTATAATTCTTTAAAACCCGGTGGTAAACTTATTTTTGAAATGGGTGGTAAGGACAATACGGCAGCTATTCTGTCCAATGTACAAAAATCTCTGATAAAAAGAGGTTTTCATGAAAATGCTGAAAAGAAAATTATGTTTTTCCCTTCTTTGGCTGAATATTCTACACTTCTTGAAAAATCAGGTTTCACTATAAGATATGCACTTTATTTTGACAGAGATACTGTGCTTAGCGGAGAAGACGGTTTAAGAAACTTTATAAATATGTTCCATAATCCGTATTTTGAAGGTATTGATGATGAATTAAGAAGTGAAATCATACAGGAAGTAGAAAATAATGCAAAACCTGTTCTTTACAAAGACGGAATCTGGTATGCTGATTACAAGAGACTTAGAATGGTCGCAGAAAAAATTGTATAA
- a CDS encoding pyruvate, water dikinase regulatory protein, with product MEKIYIYSISDSVGETSESLIKAALCQFNYNNYEIKKYSFVSTLDELKNILEESKTHKSIFFYTLVETELVNYIKEFSRNYEIKNVDLLSEALNSIAGILNQEPKREPGILRRLNMSYFNRIEAVEFAVKYDDGKDPRGFLLADIILLGISRTSKTPLSLYLANKNYKVANFPIVPNVPIPKELIKASPEKIFGLTISMDKVHAIRRERLKTLGFTSHSSYSDKESILEEIEYANEVIRKIGCPVIDVSNKAIEETGDVILSYINKED from the coding sequence ATGGAAAAAATATATATTTACTCTATCTCGGATTCAGTCGGTGAAACATCTGAATCGTTGATAAAAGCTGCTTTATGTCAGTTTAATTATAATAATTACGAAATAAAAAAATATTCGTTTGTCAGTACTCTTGATGAACTAAAAAATATACTTGAAGAAAGCAAAACTCATAAATCCATATTTTTTTACACACTAGTGGAAACAGAACTTGTTAACTATATAAAAGAATTCTCACGAAACTATGAGATAAAAAATGTGGATTTACTTTCAGAAGCATTAAATTCTATAGCCGGTATCCTCAATCAAGAACCTAAAAGAGAACCCGGTATACTGAGAAGACTTAATATGAGCTATTTTAACAGAATTGAAGCTGTAGAATTCGCAGTAAAATATGATGACGGAAAAGATCCGAGAGGTTTTCTTCTCGCTGATATAATACTTCTGGGAATTTCCAGAACCAGCAAGACACCGCTTAGCCTGTATCTTGCCAACAAAAATTATAAAGTGGCAAATTTTCCTATAGTCCCTAATGTTCCAATACCAAAGGAACTTATTAAGGCATCACCGGAAAAGATTTTCGGACTTACTATCTCCATGGATAAGGTTCACGCCATAAGACGTGAAAGACTAAAAACTTTAGGTTTTACTTCTCATTCCTCTTATTCTGACAAGGAATCAATACTTGAAGAAATCGAGTATGCAAATGAAGTTATCAGAAAAATAGGATGTCCTGTTATTGATGTATCAAATAAGGCCATTGAAGAAACCGGAGATGTAATTTTGAGTTATATAAATAAGGAAGACTAA
- a CDS encoding DUF975 family protein has protein sequence MVELKKVFLKSAYDYRKNWMRLLIISGYILIWTMLESFIEFGGIIRGLTVAPLLILFQVGGTYFCLKIARKEEVKVAKSLFKGFVQNPKRLIALEFLENLYCFLWTFLLVVPGFMKMIAYSQSIFLFLENPELTAKECLKKSETMMDGNKKKYFWMIFLVSIFPILIMLIVPPFIIRVRTYYFLSEIMRKNMIYLTIITSIIYPFSTLLNANFYIFLTDGDLSIKNRKKEVKFSILMVFVSILLPCLSAIFLANMEISKPDEIYVTSEEFMSLQFPVMDREKKRRFNGTVNFQLDEDTREMKVYIENGNPVKYQMYHQNKNLNSETNIGGNWEIIRIYKLYNKKGELIYQEDFGENSTGIHIITYDNDVISSVSEIENTVTKNECTYDITGKLTMYTKNSDDEENDEESKSIVYTYDLNGKLLKIMKTTDIESEEFEPASTLEAETGKKACDLLRNSRLKN, from the coding sequence ATGGTGGAATTGAAGAAAGTATTTTTGAAATCAGCTTATGATTACAGAAAAAATTGGATGAGGTTATTGATTATCTCCGGCTATATATTAATCTGGACGATGTTAGAATCGTTTATTGAATTCGGGGGGATAATTCGGGGGTTAACAGTAGCACCGTTGTTAATTCTTTTTCAAGTAGGCGGTACTTACTTTTGTTTGAAAATAGCAAGAAAAGAAGAAGTGAAGGTAGCAAAAAGTTTATTTAAAGGGTTTGTTCAAAATCCAAAGAGATTGATAGCATTGGAATTTTTAGAGAATTTATATTGCTTTCTATGGACATTTTTATTAGTGGTACCTGGTTTTATGAAAATGATAGCATATTCACAGTCAATATTTCTTTTTTTAGAAAATCCGGAATTAACAGCTAAAGAATGCCTGAAAAAAAGTGAGACAATGATGGACGGCAATAAAAAAAAATATTTCTGGATGATATTTTTAGTATCTATCTTTCCAATACTGATAATGTTAATAGTACCTCCATTTATTATCAGGGTTAGAACTTATTATTTTCTGAGTGAAATAATGAGAAAAAATATGATTTATTTAACGATTATAACAAGTATTATATATCCGTTTTCTACATTATTAAATGCAAATTTTTACATTTTTCTTACTGATGGTGATTTAAGTATAAAGAATAGAAAAAAAGAGGTTAAGTTTTCCATATTGATGGTGTTTGTTAGTATATTACTGCCTTGTTTGTCTGCTATATTTTTAGCAAATATGGAGATTAGCAAGCCGGATGAAATATATGTGACATCAGAAGAATTTATGAGTCTTCAGTTTCCTGTTATGGACAGAGAGAAAAAAAGACGATTTAACGGAACAGTAAACTTTCAGTTGGATGAAGATACAAGAGAAATGAAAGTATATATTGAGAATGGAAATCCTGTAAAATACCAAATGTACCATCAGAATAAAAATTTAAACAGCGAGACTAATATAGGGGGAAATTGGGAAATAATAAGAATTTATAAACTATATAATAAAAAGGGAGAACTTATTTATCAGGAAGATTTTGGAGAAAATTCAACAGGAATACATATAATTACATATGATAATGATGTAATTTCTTCTGTTTCAGAAATTGAAAATACTGTGACTAAAAATGAATGTACTTATGATATTACTGGAAAACTAACTATGTATACAAAAAATTCAGATGATGAAGAAAATGATGAGGAATCTAAAAGTATTGTGTATACT